GTGACGGCTGAGCGGCCGCTCGCACCGGAGACAATAGGGAGTGCCGACCCGGACGTACAGCAGACGCACATAGTCGGCAAGCTCGGTGACGGTGCCGACCGTGGAGCGGGGCGAGCTGGTCGGGACGCGCGGTTCAATCGCCACGGCCGGAGACAGACCGCTGATAGAATCAACCTCGGGTTTGGCGCGCTGGTCAAGAAACTGACGGGCATAGGCCGACAGCGATTCAACATAGCGACGGCGTCCTTCGGCGTACAGCACGTCAAAGGCCAGGGACGATTTGCCCGAGCCGGACACGCCGGTGATGACCACCAGGCTGTTACGGGGAATGTCAACACTGATGTTCTTGAGATTGTGTTGGCGGGCACCCCGGATGCTGATTGTTTCCATGGGCCGAAGGAAGCACAATTTTATCGTCAGGGCTGACGTCGCCAGGCCAGAACCGGCCGGCGTGCCGCGCGGGTTTCATCCAGACGCCCCACCGGTGTTGAGGCCGGTGCGGCTTTCAGCGCCTCGGGCTCGTCCTGAGCCTCCTGGGCAATGGCCAGCAGTGCGTCGGCAAAGGCGTCGAGCGTCTCTTTGGTCTCGGTTTCGGTTGGCTCCATCATCAGCGCTCCGCTGACCACCAGCGGGAAATAGATCGTCGGGGCGTAAAAGCCGTAATCGAGCAGGCGCTTGGCGATATCCAGGGTCTTGACCCCGGTGTGCTGAAAGGAACGGTCGGAAAACACACACTCGTGCAGACACGGGGAATCCGAGGCCAGCTGATAGGCGGACTCCAGGCGCTTGCGCAGATAGTTGGCGTTCAGGACGGCCATCCGGGTGGCCTGGCTGAGCCCGTCGCCGCCCATAGCCAGGATGTAGGCATAGGCGCGGACCAGGATTCCGAAATTTCCGAAAAAGGACCGCACCCGGCCGATTGAGCGCGGGAAATCCTCACTCCAGCGATAGCCCGTCCCCTCGGCCACCACGCGCGGCAGCGGCAAATACGGCTCGAGGATTTTTTTGACCCCGACCGGGCCCGCCCCCGGCCCGCCTCCGCCGTGCGGAGTCGAAAACGTCTTATGCAGATTGAACTGGATCACGTCGGCGCCCATGTGGCCCGGCTTTGCCACCCCCATCAGCGCGTTCAGATTTGCCCCGTCCATGTAGACCAGGCCGCCCTGGGCGTGGACCAACTCGGCAATCTGGACGATGTCCCGCTCGAACAGTCCCAGGGTGTTGGGGTTGGTGACCATCAGGGCGGCGACTTCGTCATCCATGTACTGTTCGAGGGTGGCCGCTTCGAGCGTGCCGGCCGGACCGGCCGGCACCTCAACCACCGCATAGCCGCACAGCGCGGCAGACGCCGGGTTGGTGCCGTGGGCGCTGCCCGGAATCAGCACCTTCTTGCGCGGCTGGCCCTGCTCGACATGGTAGGCCCGAATGAGCTTCATGCCGGTCAGCTCGCCCTGGGCTCCGGCCGCAGGCTGGAGGCTGATCGCGTCCATGCCGCTGATTTCGGCCAGGCCGTGTTCGAGACGGGCGATCAGCTCCAGGGCGCCCTGGGCGTACGCGGCCGGCATGAGCGGATGGAGCTGGGCAAAGCCCGGCAGGCGGGCCACTACCTCATTCACGATCGGATTGTACTTCATGGTACACGAGCCGAGCGGATACAGGGTGGTCGCGGCGCTGAAATTCCACTGCGACAGCCGGGTAAAATGGCGGACCACCTCGCCCTCGCTGACCTCGGGGAAATCCTCAAGATCGGCCCGACACAGCTCGGGTGGCAGATCCTGAGCGCTATCGCGGGCCGGGATATCGTCGGCGGGCAGAGAATAGCCGACGCGCCCGGGCGAGCCCCGCTCGGTGATCAGCGGTTCATTCAGCACGGCGCGCTTGGGCGGACCGGCCGAATGCTGCCCGGCAGGGGCGGTTTGTGGGACGCGCGGCAAATCGGAGCGCTGTGGCATGGCGGTTCTCTGTTACACGGCCTCGGCGCCAGCCCCAAGGCTGCGGGCCAGCCGCTCGATGGCCGCCCGGGTGTGCGTTTCGGTCACACACACCAGCAGACAGTCGGACAGCTCTGGGTACCACTCGTACAGCGGCAGCCCGGCGATGAACCCCTCGGCCGTAAGCCGGTGCCAGACAGCCTCGGCGTTTGGCACGCACAGCACGAACTCATTAAAAAACGGAGCCGAAAAGCGCGCCTGACACCGGCCGGGGCGGGTCAACAGGTCTCGGGCATAATGACTCTTGGTGACGTTGTGCCGGGCCAGCCGACGCAGCCCCTGGCGCCCCATCAGGCACAGGAAGACCGTCACCGCCAGGGCGCACAAGCCCTGGTTGGTACAGATGTTCGAGGTCGCCCGCTGGCGACGAATGTGCTGCTCGCGCGTCGCCAGGGTCAGGACAAAGCCGCGCCGCCCGTCGTGATCGAGGGTCTCGCCGACCAGCCGCCCGGGCATGTTGCGCAGGTAGGGCTGGCGACAGGCAAACAGGCCGATGCCCGGCCCGCCATAGCTCATCGGAATCCCCAGGCTCTGTCCCTCCGCCACCGCGATGTCCGCCCCAAGCTCGCCCGGCGACTTGAGCAGCCCCAGCGCCAGCGACTCGGTGGTTGCGCTGATGACCAGGCCACCGTGGTGGTGCACCGCCCGGCTGACAGCCGCCACATCCTCAATAATGCCGAATACATTCGGATAGCCGACGACTGCCCCAATGACGTTTTCATCCAGCTCGCGCTCCAGCGCCGCGTGGTCCAGCCGGCCGTCTTCGGCCCACGCCAGCTCGCGCAGCCGGACGCCGGGGAAGCCGTCGAGGTAGGTCTGCATGACCTGCCGATACTGGGGATGGAGGGCTCTGGAGACCAGCACGGTTGAGCGCTTGGGCAGGATGCGTTTAGCCATCAGGACCGCCTCAGCCGTGGCCGAGGCGCCGTCATACATGCTGGCGTTGGCGACATCCAGGCCCAACAGGGCCGCGATCAGGGATTGGAACTCGAACACCGCCTGCAGCGTGCCCTGGCTGACCTCGGGTTGATACGGGGTATAGGCGGTGGCAAATTCTCCCCGCTGGATGATGTGGTCAACAACGACCGGGACGCTGTGGGGGTAGGCGCCGGCGCCCAGAAAAACCGCGTCCGCCACCGCGCCCGGATTCTGGTCGGCCAGCTCGGTCAGCCGGTCCCGAAGTTCGGCCTCGGACACACCGGACGGCAGCGCGAGGTGGGCCTGGGCGCGCAGGCTGTCCGGCAGATGGCTGAACAGCTCGTCAACAGACCCCAGCCCCAGGACCCTCAGCATGGAGCCGATATCCTGCTCAGTGTGAGGGATATAGCGCATGCCGCCCTAGTCCTCCCGGTCGGCCCGCTCTTGTTCGACAAACGCGAGGTACTCCTCGGCGTCCATCAGGTCCTCGAGTTCATCCGGCTCGCTGACCTGAATCCGAATCATCCAGGCATCGCCATACGGGTCGTCATTCACCATTTCTGGACTGCTGGGCAGGTCGATATTGACCTCGGTCACGGTTCCGCTCACCGGTGAAAACAGGTCGGATACGGCTTTGACCGACTCAATCACCCCAAACGGCTCCTCCTTCTGCACCGCAGTCTCGACCTCGGGCAGTTCGACATACACGACGTCGCCGAGCTGGTCCTGGGCGTAATCGGTGATGCCTACCCGCGCGATGCCATCCTCGACAACCACCCACTCATGTTCGGTTGAATAGCGAAGCTCTTTTGGAACATCCATTGACATCTCCCACCCCCCTACTCCGTGCTCCTCCGGTAGAAAGGGGGCTTGACGACCCGGGCCCGGACCTGGCGGCTGCGGATCTCCACCCACAGCTCCGTGCCCGGGCTCGTCTCCGGCGGTCCATATCCCAGGCCGATGCCAACCCCCAGGCTCGGCGACTGGGTTCCGCTCGTGATATGACCGAGCACCTGTCCGTCTCGCCCCAGGCGATATCCAGATCGTGGAATACCCCGTTCTTCCATACGCAGTCCAAGCAGCTTTTGTGTCACCCCACGCTCTTTTTGCCGCACCAGGGCCGAGCGGCCGATAAAGGTGCCGCTCTCGAAGTGCACCAGGCGCGACAGCCCGGCTTCAAAGGGCGAGACATGGCGATCCATATCCTGTCCGTATAACACATAGCCGGCCTCAAGCCGCAGGGTGTCGCGCGCGCCAAGACCGGCCGGGACGAGACCGTCCGCCCGGCCCGCCGCCAGACATGCCGTCCACACCCGGACGGCATGCTCGGCAGGCACGAACAGCTCAAAGCCATCTTCTCCCGTATAACCGGTCCGGGCCACAAGTCCAGCTGTCCCGGCCAACTCGGCCTGGGCTGACCAATAGCGTCGCACAGCGGACACGTCCAGAGACGTGAGGCGCTGGAGGATGACGGCAGCCCGCGGCCCCTGGAGGGCGACCAGAGCCGTCTCGGCACTCCGGTCGATCAACCCACCAGGCAAAATCGGCCTCACAACACGCCGCGTTGACACACACAGAGTAGCGCTCCGGGCCAAGCCGATAGATAAGCACATCGTCAACAATCCCCCCGTCGGCGTCACACATGAGGCTGTACTGGGCCTGGCCGACGGCCAGGCGTGCCACATCGGTCACCAGCAGTTCCTGACACACGGCCAGGGCGCGGGGACCGCGAACCTCG
This genomic window from Desulfurellaceae bacterium contains:
- the gcvPB gene encoding aminomethyl-transferring glycine dehydrogenase subunit GcvPB, whose protein sequence is MPQRSDLPRVPQTAPAGQHSAGPPKRAVLNEPLITERGSPGRVGYSLPADDIPARDSAQDLPPELCRADLEDFPEVSEGEVVRHFTRLSQWNFSAATTLYPLGSCTMKYNPIVNEVVARLPGFAQLHPLMPAAYAQGALELIARLEHGLAEISGMDAISLQPAAGAQGELTGMKLIRAYHVEQGQPRKKVLIPGSAHGTNPASAALCGYAVVEVPAGPAGTLEAATLEQYMDDEVAALMVTNPNTLGLFERDIVQIAELVHAQGGLVYMDGANLNALMGVAKPGHMGADVIQFNLHKTFSTPHGGGGPGAGPVGVKKILEPYLPLPRVVAEGTGYRWSEDFPRSIGRVRSFFGNFGILVRAYAYILAMGGDGLSQATRMAVLNANYLRKRLESAYQLASDSPCLHECVFSDRSFQHTGVKTLDIAKRLLDYGFYAPTIYFPLVVSGALMMEPTETETKETLDAFADALLAIAQEAQDEPEALKAAPASTPVGRLDETRAARRPVLAWRRQP
- the gcvPA gene encoding aminomethyl-transferring glycine dehydrogenase subunit GcvPA, encoding MRYIPHTEQDIGSMLRVLGLGSVDELFSHLPDSLRAQAHLALPSGVSEAELRDRLTELADQNPGAVADAVFLGAGAYPHSVPVVVDHIIQRGEFATAYTPYQPEVSQGTLQAVFEFQSLIAALLGLDVANASMYDGASATAEAVLMAKRILPKRSTVLVSRALHPQYRQVMQTYLDGFPGVRLRELAWAEDGRLDHAALERELDENVIGAVVGYPNVFGIIEDVAAVSRAVHHHGGLVISATTESLALGLLKSPGELGADIAVAEGQSLGIPMSYGGPGIGLFACRQPYLRNMPGRLVGETLDHDGRRGFVLTLATREQHIRRQRATSNICTNQGLCALAVTVFLCLMGRQGLRRLARHNVTKSHYARDLLTRPGRCQARFSAPFFNEFVLCVPNAEAVWHRLTAEGFIAGLPLYEWYPELSDCLLVCVTETHTRAAIERLARSLGAGAEAV
- the gcvH gene encoding glycine cleavage system protein GcvH, with translation MDVPKELRYSTEHEWVVVEDGIARVGITDYAQDQLGDVVYVELPEVETAVQKEEPFGVIESVKAVSDLFSPVSGTVTEVNIDLPSSPEMVNDDPYGDAWMIRIQVSEPDELEDLMDAEEYLAFVEQERADRED